CAAGGATGCAAAGGGACGCTATCTGGGCTGCAACAGCCAGTTCTGCGCCATGCTGGGTTGGAACCAGGGCGAGGTGATCGGCAAGACCGTGTTCGAGATCGCGCCGTCAAACCTGGCCCAAGTCTATCACGATGCGGATATGAAACTGCTGGAGGAGGGCGGGACGCAGCGCTATGTGTCCTCGGTTCGCTACGGGGACGGCATCACCCGGCGCGGCGTCTTCTTCAAGTCGGTCTTCCACGACAAGTCCGGCGCCGTCGCCGGTCTGGTGGGGATGTTCTACCCCATGGAATTCCTGCTCGACGTCATCGACATGTAATCCGTCGCGACAGTCTCAGGCCGCCCGGGGGGCTGTGTCGCGGCGGCGCAGCAACTCACGATTGGCCAGCGCCCAGATGGGAGATCCCTGAACTTTGCGGTCGGAAACGATGCGCTCGACCAGGGGCAGCGGGATATTTCTAATCCATTCCTCAAGCACGGCGGCCACTCCTTTTATGCTGCGGTGCACAATCAATATATGGGGGATTGGCCGGAACAGCCACCGCCGTATGCGCATTCGGCCCATGTCTCCGACGCAATGGTCATACCTGTGGGTAGGCATAGTCTGAATACCTGACATACGTCAGTATGTGCATGAATCTCTTTGCGGAAAGCCGTCACGACAGCGCATTATAAGGGATGCGGATCCCGGACCTCATTGAGGCCGGGATATTTTTTTGCCCCAGGAGTTCTGTTATGGCCGACCATGATCAGACCAATCCTCCGTCCGACCAGAATCCTGGTACCGGGGATAATGCCCAGCAGGCGCTTGACGACCTGACGGTGCTGCAGAACGTCCAAAATCAGAATATGGGTGACGCCCGCCTCAACGTGGCTAGGTCCGCGGATGTCAGCGATACCCAACTGGGCAATCTCGCCAATGTGCAGCAGGGCTCCACCGGCAATCCCCAGGTGCAGAACCTGGGTGGCATCGTCGGCGGCGTCAATGTGTCGCTGGACGTGGCCATTGAAGGATCCAAGGATGGCGGTGTCGTCCCGCCCGAACTGGACAGCACGCCGGTCAATCTGACCGATGACGGTGCGTCCCAGACGGTCAATACCGGTGGCGCCAAGCCGCTTGACGTGCAGGTTCTCCCTGATCTCGCCAAGCCCGATGCGGAATTCCAGCCTCAGGATCCGGCCCTCGGCCAGTCGGTGACTTTTGCTCCTCCGGGCTCGTTCGTTCCTGGCAACACTCCTCAGGCGGGGGCTCCGCCGGCCGCCGACGGGGCGCCGAAGGAGAAGGCGCCCGAGCTTCAAGAGCACGTCAACCATACGCCGACCGTCGATTCCACCATCAATGCCACCTCCACCGATCACGACATGGTGACCTCCGGTCGGATCGTCGCCCATGACGTGGATGGCGATGCGTTGTCGTATCACATCTCCGGCGCCACCGCCGTGAACGGGATCGAGACGATCGATGTCTCGGCGGCCGACGGTCGGGTCTATGGCACGCTGAGCCTGAACGTCGCCACGGGTGAATATACGGTTACTCCCGCCCCGGCGCTCGCCGCGCTGGGTCTGGGCGAGTTCGCTCACGCCAGCATTGCCGTGACCGTTTCCGACGGGCATGGCGGCTCGGTTGCCGCCACCATGGGGATCGACGTCACCGGGACCGACGACAATCCAGTGGTGGTCTCGACCCTCAATGCCACCTCCGACGATCACATGGGCCTCACCATCGGCCATGTGACCGCCACCGATGTCGATACCAATGATTCCGGTCAGCTGAGCTATTCGCTGGTCGACGGCAACGGCAACCATGTTTCCTCCCTGACCACCGATCACGGCACGGTCAGCATCGATTCCGCCACCGGCGAATACACCTTCACCCCCAATGCCGGCGCCGCCAGTCTGGGCGAGGGCCAAAGCGCCCATGACGGCTTCACCATCGCGGTGAGCGATGCCCATGGCGGTTCGGCCACCGCTCAGGTGGGTGTGGACATTACCGGCACCAACGACAATCCGGTGATCAGCGCCCATGATCTCGTCACCGGCGACGATCATACCGCCGTCAGCCGCTTTGCCGTCGGCAGTGACGCCGACGCCAATGATTCCGGTCAGCTGAGTTACTCGCTGATCGACGGCAACGGCAACCACGTTTCCTCCCTGACCACCGATCACGGAACGGTCAGCATCGATTCCGCCACCGGCGAATACACCTTCACCCCCAATGCCGGTGCCGCCAGCCTGGGCGAGGGGCAGAGTGCCAGCGACGCATTCACCGTCGCGGTCGCCGATGGTCACGGTGGCAGCGCCACCTCCTCGGTGGGAGTCACGATCACCGGCAGCAACGATGCGCCGATCGTGACCACTCACGACATTACCTCCGCCAATGATCACACCGCCATCAGCGGCACCGCGACCGGGTCCGACGTGGATACGGGTGACAAGGTCAGCTATCACCTGGTGGATGCCAACGGCAATCAGGTGGATACCCTGACCACCGATCACGGGTCGGTGACCATCGACACCCAGACGGGTGAATATACCTTTACCCCGGATGCCGGCGCCGCCGGCCTGGGCGTCGGCGAGCATGTGAGCGATTCCTTCAAGGTGGTCGCCACCGACAATCACGGAACCAGCTCCGATGCGGCGACGGTCAATGTCAGCATCACCGGCAGCAACGATGCGCCGGTCATCGATCTCCAGCACACCGACACCAGCATCAACGTTACCGATACCACGGGCGGTCAAGGCCATGTGGTCGCCACCGACGCCGATACTGGCGTGGTGGACGGGGTCACCGTCGGCGCCGCCGACACCCTGACCTATTCCTTCGGCACCGGCGACGACGGCAATCCGATTCTGTCGGTCGATACGCCCCATGGCACGGCGACCATCAATCCGGCCAACGGCGACTACGCCTTCACGCCCAATGACGCGGCCAAGGCCCTGCCCAACGGCTCGACGACCACCGATCACTTCCAGGTCATCGTGTCCGATGGCCAGGGCGGCACCGTCGGTCAGGCCATCGACGTCAATGTCAAGGTCACCGGCACCACCAATCACGAGCCGGTGATCGACCTCCAGGCCAGCGATACCGCCGCCAGCGACCACGGCACCATCTCGGGCAGCATCAGCGCCAGCGATATCGATGGCGACAGCCTGAGCTTCTCGCTGGTCAATGCCGGCGATGACGGCAAACTGCATCTGGATTCCGGCACCGTTTCCATCGATGCCGGCGGCAATTACAGCTTCACTCCGGCCGATGGCTGGAAGGGCGGCGACCATGCCAGCTTCCAGGTCCAGGTCAGTGACGGCCACGGCGGCACCGCGACCCAGACGGTGACCGTGACCGAGACCAATGCCGGGCCGGTGATCGATTCCAGGGCCACCGATGCGGAAGTCTCCGCCACCGATCATGCCGGCGCGGGCGGTTCCGTTGCCGCCACCGATGCGGATACCGGCGATACCCTCACCTATTCCTTCGGCAGCCATGCCGACGGCTCGCCCATCACCGAGATCACGACGGCTCACGGCACCGTGAGCATCGATGCCGGGTCGGGCGAATACACCTTTACCCCCAGCACCGCCGCCGCCAGCCTGGGCGCGGGGGTGACCGCTTCCGACAGCTTCACCGTTCAGGTCGGCGATGGCCATGGCGGCTCGACCAGCCAGTCGGTGACGGTGGATCTCACCGGCACCAATGACGGCCCGACCGTCAGTGTCCGCGACGTCACCACCGCCGACGACCATACCGCCATCGGCGGCAGCGCCGTCGGCTCCGATACGGATGTGGGCGACAAGCTGACCTATGCGCTGGTCGACGGCAACGGCAACCATGTCGGCAGCCTGACCACCGATCACGGCACGGTCAGCATCGATACCGCGACGGGCGAATACACCTTCACGCCGGCGGGCGACAGCGCCCTGGGCGTCGGCCAGTCCCTGCCCGACAGCTTCAAGGTCGTGGCCATCGATAATAATGGCGCGGTCAGCGATCCCAGTACCGTCAACGTGACCATCACCGGCTCCAATGACGGGCCGAGCGTGACGGTTCACGACGTCACCACCACCGACGATCATACCGCCATCAGCGGCAGCGCCGCCGGCTCCGACGTGGATACGGGCGACACGCTGACCTATGCGTTGGTCGATGCCGACGGTAATCACGTCAGCAGCCTGACCACCGAGCACGGCACGGTCAGCATTGACGCCGCGACGGGTGAATACACCTTCACGCCGGTGGGCGACAGCGCCCTGGCGGCCGGGGAAACCCTCCCCGACAGCTTCCAGGTGGTGTCCATCGACAATCACGGTGCGGCCTCCGCGGCCAGCACGGTTCATGTCACCATCGACGGCGCCAACGATTCCGCCACCATCAGCGGCACTGCCGCCGGCTCGGTCTCCGAGAATGGCGGCACCGCTTCGGGCCAGCTCAACGTCGCCGACGTTGATCACGGTCAGGCCCATGTGCAGGCTTCGACCGTCGAGACCGCCGAGGGCACCTTTACCATCGGCACCGACGGGCAGTGGAATTTCGCGGTCAACGCCGCCAATGCCGACGTCCAGGGTCTGGCCGAGGGCGAGCACCTGACCAAGAGCTTCGAGGTCAAGTCCGCCGACGGCACCGCCACCCAGACTGTGACGGTGGAGATCACCGGCGCCAATGACGGCCCGACCATCTCGGGACATACCAATGCCACCGCCACCGATCACGGCGGCGTGACCGCCGGCCATGTGGCGGCGTCGGACGTCGATACCCACGATACCCTGACCTATTCGTTCGGCGCCAATGCCGACGGTTCGCCCATCACCTCGGTGGTGACCGATCACGGCACGGTCAGCATCGATGCGGCCACGGGCGACTACACCTTTACCCCCAATGCCGGGGCGGCCAGCCTGGCCGAGGGCGCCAAGGTCACCGACAGCTTCACCGTGACCGTCTCGGACGGGCATGGCGGGACGGCGACCACCCAGGTGGGCGTGGACATCACCGGCAGCAATGACGGGCCGGTGTTCGGGGCTGTGAGCGGCGGAACCGGTCTGGAGAGCACCAGCGCGGCTCCGACAGTGGTGACCGGTCATCTGGGCGCCACGGATGTGGACGGCGACAGCCTGACCTATGCGGTGGCCGCCGACAATCAGGGCCATCACGGTTCGTTGTCCATCGACCAGCAGGGCAACTTCACCTTCACGGCGGCGGATTCCAACTGGTCGGGGACCGACAGCTTCACGGTGCAGGTCTCGGACGGCCACGGCGGCACCGCCACTCATACGGTGGACATCAACGTCACGCCGCAGACCGACGGGGTCAATCTGAGCGCCGCCAACGTGACGGTTGATCTGAGCCAGGGTCAGAATCAGACCATGGCCGGGACCGGCGGCAACGACACCCTGATGGGTGGTTCGGGCAATGACAATGTCAGCGGCGGCGACGGCAACGACACGCTGTACGGCGACGGCCAGGGCACCTATACGGCCAGCCTGAACATCACCGACAGCCTGAAGGACGTTGACGGCTCGGAGAGCCTGACCAGCGTCACCATCGGCGGCGTTCCCGCCGGGGCGAGCCTGTCGGCGGGTACCCATAATGCCGATGGCAGCTGGACTCTGTCCGCGTCGCAGCTGAACGGCCTGTCCATCACCACCCA
This genomic stretch from Pseudomonadota bacterium harbors:
- a CDS encoding tandem-95 repeat protein, with amino-acid sequence MADHDQTNPPSDQNPGTGDNAQQALDDLTVLQNVQNQNMGDARLNVARSADVSDTQLGNLANVQQGSTGNPQVQNLGGIVGGVNVSLDVAIEGSKDGGVVPPELDSTPVNLTDDGASQTVNTGGAKPLDVQVLPDLAKPDAEFQPQDPALGQSVTFAPPGSFVPGNTPQAGAPPAADGAPKEKAPELQEHVNHTPTVDSTINATSTDHDMVTSGRIVAHDVDGDALSYHISGATAVNGIETIDVSAADGRVYGTLSLNVATGEYTVTPAPALAALGLGEFAHASIAVTVSDGHGGSVAATMGIDVTGTDDNPVVVSTLNATSDDHMGLTIGHVTATDVDTNDSGQLSYSLVDGNGNHVSSLTTDHGTVSIDSATGEYTFTPNAGAASLGEGQSAHDGFTIAVSDAHGGSATAQVGVDITGTNDNPVISAHDLVTGDDHTAVSRFAVGSDADANDSGQLSYSLIDGNGNHVSSLTTDHGTVSIDSATGEYTFTPNAGAASLGEGQSASDAFTVAVADGHGGSATSSVGVTITGSNDAPIVTTHDITSANDHTAISGTATGSDVDTGDKVSYHLVDANGNQVDTLTTDHGSVTIDTQTGEYTFTPDAGAAGLGVGEHVSDSFKVVATDNHGTSSDAATVNVSITGSNDAPVIDLQHTDTSINVTDTTGGQGHVVATDADTGVVDGVTVGAADTLTYSFGTGDDGNPILSVDTPHGTATINPANGDYAFTPNDAAKALPNGSTTTDHFQVIVSDGQGGTVGQAIDVNVKVTGTTNHEPVIDLQASDTAASDHGTISGSISASDIDGDSLSFSLVNAGDDGKLHLDSGTVSIDAGGNYSFTPADGWKGGDHASFQVQVSDGHGGTATQTVTVTETNAGPVIDSRATDAEVSATDHAGAGGSVAATDADTGDTLTYSFGSHADGSPITEITTAHGTVSIDAGSGEYTFTPSTAAASLGAGVTASDSFTVQVGDGHGGSTSQSVTVDLTGTNDGPTVSVRDVTTADDHTAIGGSAVGSDTDVGDKLTYALVDGNGNHVGSLTTDHGTVSIDTATGEYTFTPAGDSALGVGQSLPDSFKVVAIDNNGAVSDPSTVNVTITGSNDGPSVTVHDVTTTDDHTAISGSAAGSDVDTGDTLTYALVDADGNHVSSLTTEHGTVSIDAATGEYTFTPVGDSALAAGETLPDSFQVVSIDNHGAASAASTVHVTIDGANDSATISGTAAGSVSENGGTASGQLNVADVDHGQAHVQASTVETAEGTFTIGTDGQWNFAVNAANADVQGLAEGEHLTKSFEVKSADGTATQTVTVEITGANDGPTISGHTNATATDHGGVTAGHVAASDVDTHDTLTYSFGANADGSPITSVVTDHGTVSIDAATGDYTFTPNAGAASLAEGAKVTDSFTVTVSDGHGGTATTQVGVDITGSNDGPVFGAVSGGTGLESTSAAPTVVTGHLGATDVDGDSLTYAVAADNQGHHGSLSIDQQGNFTFTAADSNWSGTDSFTVQVSDGHGGTATHTVDINVTPQTDGVNLSAANVTVDLSQGQNQTMAGTGGNDTLMGGSGNDNVSGGDGNDTLYGDGQGTYTASLNITDSLKDVDGSESLTSVTIGGVPAGASLSAGTHNADGSWTLSASQLNGLSITTQEGSDVHLTISAGSAEAGGSAVMSSTILDVHFTGNAAGNDVLNGGGGNDTLYGGGGNDTLSGGAGSDLLEGGDGNDVLNYSADSSWASGYGSQNVGDPSHGGTNQIFSITGDNESQDVFRGGAGTDTLVMGSGNDALFLDDGFSASPTGGARIEGIESIVAGDGNDVVDLTSSKYGYGDVTIDGGAGNDVLMGNQGADVIDGGTGNDYLFGASGNDTLRGGDGNDTLDGGFGADSIDGGAGNDTGIIVGGQSAGDVYDGGSGSDVLNVQLSGSQYTAEVRAELQQFQSFIADPAHAGQSFHFNTLGVDAKNWESLKVTVDGRDISLENAPTVTGSTNVATDEDHSGAGAVHATDADVGDSVRYHLVDGAGHQVDSLSTAHGTVTINPATGDYTFTPNADAQHLALGATQTDSFQVVATDGTLASAPTTVGVTITGANDGPSVSVANVTTADDHSAITGHATGADVDTGDRLSYHLVDATGAQVDSLSTAHGTVTINPATGDYTFTPAGDSALGVGQSLGDSFKVVGHRCR
- a CDS encoding PAS domain-containing protein is translated as KDAKGRYLGCNSQFCAMLGWNQGEVIGKTVFEIAPSNLAQVYHDADMKLLEEGGTQRYVSSVRYGDGITRRGVFFKSVFHDKSGAVAGLVGMFYPMEFLLDVIDM